One region of Ananas comosus cultivar F153 linkage group 9, ASM154086v1, whole genome shotgun sequence genomic DNA includes:
- the LOC109715062 gene encoding LOW QUALITY PROTEIN: cyclin-A3-1-like (The sequence of the model RefSeq protein was modified relative to this genomic sequence to represent the inferred CDS: substituted 1 base at 1 genomic stop codon), producing MAGKENLAPRHTRAAAKRVASASSAANNPPAKKKRVALSELPTLSNAIVRNPSPDPLAAPSKPKQRSRKGEQEKVVVVAVDEKRPPLELSNGAESEIDDLQMCSPYVCDIYQYLRSMEVGVXASDFAETVQKDVTANMRGILVDWLVEVAEEYKLVSDTLFLTISYIDRFLSFNSINRQKLQLLGVSSMLIASKYEEISPPHVEDFCYITDNTYTKQEVVKMESDILNFLKFEMGNPTTKIFLRRFVKMGQEDNKYSNLLLEFLGSFLAELSLLDYGCVRFLPSIVAASAVFLARFTIDPKCHPWSKQMEQCTGYTVCELKDCIQAMHDLQLNRKGSNLVAIREKYKQHRFKCVSSLLSPQEIPALYFDNFKG from the exons ATGGCCGGCAAGGAGAACCTCGCCCCGCGCCACACCCGCGCCGCAGCGAAACGCGTAGCCTCGGCCTCCTCCGCGGCGAACAATCCCCCGGCGAAGAAGAAGCGCGTGGCGTTGAGCGAGCTCCCCACGCTCTCCAATGCCATCGTCCGAAACCCTTCCCCAGATCCCCTCGCCGCCCCTTCCAAGCCCAAGCAGAGATCCAGGAAGGGGGAGCAGGAGAAGGTGGTGGTGGTAGCTGTTGATGAGAAGAGGCCCCCCTTGGAGCTCTCCAATGGCGCCGAGTCGGAGATCGATGACCTGCAGATGTGCTCGCCATATGTTTGTGATATTTACCAGTACCTCCGATCCATGGAGGTTGGTGTTTGAGCTTCTG ACTTTGCTGAGACGGTTCAGAAGGATGTTACTGCTAATATGAGggggattttggtggattggtTGGTTGAAGTGGCGGAGGAGTACAAGCTTGTCTCAGATACTCTTTTCCTCACTATATCATATATAGATAGATTCCTATCCTTCAATTCTATTAATAGGCAGAAGCTGCAGCTTCTCGGGGTGTCTTCGATGCTCATTGCCTC GAAATATGAAGAGATAAGCCCTCCTCATGTGGAGGACTTTTGCTACATTACAGACAATACTTACACAAAGCAAGAG GTAGTGAAAATGGAGAGTGACATACTAAACTTCCTCAAATTTGAGATGGGAAATCCTACCACTAAAATTTTTCTGAG GCGATTTGTAAAAATGGGTCAAGAGGATAACAAG TACTCGAATCTACTATTGGAATTTCTTGGAAGTTTCCTTGCCGAGTTAAGTCTCCTGGATTATGGCTGTGTTCGGTTCTTACCGTCAATTGTTGCTGCGTCGGCTGTTTTTCTTGCACGGTTCACCATCGACCCAAAATGCCATCCTTGG AGCAAACAGATGGAGCAGTGTACTGGGTATACGGTGTGTGAGTTGAAGGATTGTATCCAAGCTATGCATGATTTACAGTTGAATAGAAAAGGATCTAATTTGGTGGCTATCAGGGAAAAGTACAAGCAACATAGG TTCAAGTGCGTGTCGAGCTTGCTCTCTCCTCAAGAGATACCTGCATTATACTTTGATAACTTTAAAGGTTAG
- the LOC109715366 gene encoding cyclin-A3-1-like, which produces MWEDYGGYASEIDRYLRDVETEERRMPRADYLKTVQTEVTASMRAILVNWLVNLANELQFAPDTLYRAISYIDRFLSFRSIATKQLQLLAVSSMLIASKYEEIRHATASQFSYYTDWAYSTREVVNMEGDILKILQYEIGNPTAKTFLRQFMMVAREDVEYSKLLLEFLANYLAELTLLDYGCIGFLPSIVAASAVFLARFTIKPKRHPWSKQLAKYTEYAAPDLKDCVTAVHYLQLNNGFSLANIPEKYKDHTFDIS; this is translated from the exons ATGTGGGAGGATTACGGGGGTTACGCTtcagagatagatagatacctCCGAGATGTGGAG ACGGAGGAGAGGAGAATGCCGCGAGCGGACTATTTAAAGACGGTTCAAACGGAGGTGACAGCTTCTATGCGGGCGATTCTGGTGAACTGGTTGGTGAATTTGGCAAATGAGTTACAGTTTGCACCGGATACTCTTTACCGCGCCATATCGTACATTGATAGATTCCTATCCTTCCGTTCTATCGCTACGAAGCAGCTGCAGCTTCTTGCTGTGTCTTCGATGCTCATCGCCTC AAAATATGAAGAGATAAGACATGCTACTGCCTCGCAGTTCTCCTACTATACTGATTGGGCTTACTCGACACGAGAA GTGGTGAATATGGAGGGAGACATACTAAAAATTCTCCAATATGAAATCGGGAATCCGACAGCGAAAACTTTCCTCAG GCAGTTCATGATGGTCGCTCGAGAGGATGTCGAG TACTCAAAGCTACTGTTGGAGTTTCTTGCGAATTACCTTGCTGAGTTAACCTTACTCGACTACGGTTGCATTGGCTTCTTACCATCAATTGTCGCTGCTTCAGCCGTTTTCCTCGCGAGGTTCACCATTAAGCCAAAAAGACATCCCTGG AGCAAACAGTTGGCGAAGTATACGGAGTATGCGGCGCCTGATTTAAAGGACTGCGTCACAGCTGTACATTATTTGCAGTTGAATAATGGATTTTCGTTAGCGAACATCCCAGAAAAGTACAAGGATCACACT TTTGACATCTCCTGA
- the LOC109715280 gene encoding zinc finger protein ZPR1 homolog, translated as MENGGAVVDLRSAAEEADAAVAPLNEIESLCMRCGENGATRLLLTRIPHFREIVLMAFECPHCNERNNEVQFAGQLQPKGCCYRLEVPLGRSEILNRQVVKSDSATIKIPQLDFEIPPEAQRGTLSTVEGILVRAADELQALQDERKKVDPEKAEAIDKFLVKLRALASGNAAFTFILDDPSGNSFIENPLAPSSDPLLSIRFYERTREQQASLGFLVEPNATDESGHADDGASANNNIVVVPHGLVGAVAGRRAIAQGNPEEVAAALCRYSAPEEVDTLPSTCGACGTACVTRFYATKIPYFREVIVMATTCDICGYRSAELKPGGEISKRGKKITLYVKNVKDLTRDVIKSDSAGVKVPELDLELASGTLGGLVTTVEGLIAKISESLERVHGFSLGDSTDDWKRLKWEDFKLRLTKLLSLEEPWTLIIDDPLAGSFISPATDAIEDDTQLRSEEYERSWEQNEELGLNDMDTSSADVAYSAAN; from the exons ATGGAGAACGGTGGCGCGGTGGTGGATCTCCGatccgcggcggaggaggccgaTGCCGCAGTGGCGCCGCTCAACGAGATCGAGTCCCTTTGCATGCGGTGTGGCGAGAAT GGCGCAACGAGGCTTCTCTTGACGCGGATTCCGCACTTTAGGGAg ATTGTTTTGATGGCCTTTGAATGCCCCCACTGCAATGAGAG GAACAACGAGGTTCAGTTTGCTGGTCAGTTACAGCCCAAAGGATGTTGCTACCGTTTGGAGGTCCCGTTGGGACGAAGTGAG ATACTAAATCGTCAAGTTGTCAAATCTGATTCTGCAACTATTAAG ATTCCACAATTGGATTTTGAGATTCCTCCGGAGGCTCAACGTGGGACACTTTCTACG GTGGAAGGGATTCTTGTACGTGCTGCGGATGAGTTGCAAGCCCTTCAAGATGAACGAAAG AAAGTTGATCCTGAGAAGGCCGAAGCTATTGACAAGTTTTTGGTAAAACTGAGAGCTCTTGCGTCAGGAAATGCCGCTTTTACATTCATTCTTGACGATCCTTCTGGAAACAGTTTTATAGAGAACCC GCTTGCACCTTCATCGGACCCATTGCTGTCTATTAGGTTCTACGAGAGAACACGCGAGCAACAAGCGTCCCTTGGTTTTCTTGTTGAACCAAATGCAACCGACGAATCTGGTCATGCTGATGATGGTGCTTCAGCAAATAATAATATCGTAGTAGTGCCTCATGGCTTAGTTGGAGCTGTTGCTGGTCGTCGTGCAATCGCTCAGGGCAACCCTGAAGAAGTTGCTGCCGCCTTATGTAGATATTCGGCGCCAGAGGAG GTTGACACTTTGCCATCAACTTGTGGAGCTTGTGGAACTGCATGTGTTACACGCTTTTATGCTACAA AAATTCCATATTTTCGGGAGGTGATTGTTATGGCAACAACTTGTGATATATGCGGCTACCGCAGTGCTGAG TTAAAGCCTGGTGGTGAAATTTCTAAGAGAGGGAAAAAGATCACTTTATATGTGAAGAATGTCAAAGACCTTACCCGGGATGTTATAAAG TCAGATTCTGCAGGTGTAAAAGTTCCTGAGcttgacttggagcttgcaagtgGCACATTAGGTGGGCTTGTCACGACGGTTGAAGGTTTGATTGCTAAAATTAGTGAAA GTTTGGAGAGAGTACATGGATTTAGCTTGGGTGATAGTACTGATGACTGGAAACGGCTAAAATGGGAGGACTTTAAATTGAGGCTAACTAAG CTCTTAAGCCTGGAAGAGCCTTGGACTTTGATTATTGATGATCCATTGGCGGGTTCATTTATTTCTCCGGCTACAGATGCCATAGAAGATGATACTCAGTTAAGAA GTGAGGAGTATGAGAGGAGTTGGGAGCAGAATGAAGAGCTAGGCTTGAATGACATGGACACTTCTTCAGCTGATGTTGCTTACAGCGCTGCGAATTAA
- the LOC109715281 gene encoding uncharacterized protein LOC109715281 — protein sequence MQATASAHLHRDHHLFSSSFLLRSPKPRRPPATAVRMSLREDGPSVAVVGVTGAVGQEFLSVLSDRDFPYRSIKMLASRRSAGKKLSFEDREYVVEELRPESFDGVDIALFSAGGSISKDMAPAAVERGAIVVDNSSAFRMVPEVPLVIPEVNPEAMAHIRLKGRSGKGALIANPNCSTIICLMAATPLHRHAKVVRMVVSTYQAASGAGAAAMEELELQTREVLDGKQPTCKIFRQQYAFNLFSHNAPVQANGYNEEEMKLVKETRKIWNDTDVKVTATCIRVPVMRAHAESVNLQFEKPLDEDTARQILKEAAGVVVIDDRASNHFPTPLEVSNKDDVAVGRIRQDFSQDGNLGLDIFVCGDQIRKGAALNAIQIAELLLQ from the exons ATGCAGGCGACGGCCTCCGCCCACCTCCACCGTGACCAccacctcttctcctcctcattCCTCCTACGCAGTCCCAAGCCGCGCCGCCCCCCCGCCACCGCGGTGCGCATGAGCCTCCGCGAGGACGGGCCCTCCGTGGCGGTGGTGGGCGTCACCGGCGCCGTGGGCCAGGAGTTCCTCAGCGTCCTCTCCGATCGCGACTTCCCCTACCGCAGCATCAAGATGCTCGCGAGCCGCCGCTCCGCGGGGAAGAAGCTCTCCTTCGAGGATCGGGAGTACGTGGTGGAGGAGCTCCGCCCCGAGAGCTTCGATGGCGTCGACATCGCCCTCTTCAGCGCCGGGGGCTCCATCAGCAAGGACATGGCGCCCGCCGCAGTCGAGAGGGGGGCGATCGTCGTCGACAACAGCTCGGCGTTCCGCATGGTTCCCGAGGTCCCTCTGGTTATACCGGAAGTGAATCCCGAGGCGATGGCGCATATTAGGCTCAAGGGGAGGTCGGGGAAGGGGGCGCTCATCGCCAACCCCAATTGCTCCACCATTATCTGCTTGATGGCCGCCACACCGCTGCATCGCCATGCAAAG GTGGTGAGAATGGTTGTTAGTACCTATCAAGCAGCGAGTGGTGCTGGTGCTGCAGCAATGGAAGAGCTCGAGCTACAGACCCGTGAG GTCTTGGATGGCAAGCAACCAACTTGTAAAATCTTTAGGCAACAG TATGCTTTCAACCTGTTCTCACATAATGCACCAGTTCAAGCAAATGGGTATAATGAGGAAGAGATGAAATTGGTGAAGGAGACTAGGAAAATCTGG AATGACACGGATGTCAAGGTGACTGCAACTTGTATACGGGTACCTGTAATGCGTGCCCATGCGGAGAGTGTGAATCTTCAATTTGAGAAGCCGCTTGATGAG GATACTGCAAGGCAGATATTGAAGGAAGCTGCTGGCGTGGTAGTCATTGACGATCGTGCATCTAATCACTTTCCTACACCTTTGGAG GTATCAAACAAGGACGATGTAGCAGTCGGCAGGATACGCCAAGACTTTTCTCAAGATGGCAACCTTGG GTTGGACATCTTTGTCTGTGGAGATCAGATACGCAAAGGTGCTGCACTCAATGCGATACAGATTGCTGAATTGTTGCTTCAATAG
- the LOC109715025 gene encoding peamaclein-like, with product MKPLYITTTTTLAFLLLLLLLASSYLQTSMAGSAFCDGKCKVRCSKASVQDRCLRYCGLCCAECNCVPSGTYGNKDECPCYRDKYTGTGLRRRSKCP from the exons ATGAAGCCCCTTtacatcaccaccaccaccaccttggcttttctcctcctcctcctactgtTGGCCTCATCTTACCTCCAAACCTCCATGGCTGGCTCAG CATTTTGCGACGGCAAGTGCAAGGTGAGGTGCTCGAAGGCGAGCGTGCAGGATCGGTGCCTGAGGTACTGCGGGCTGTGCTGCGCCGAGTGCAATTGCGTGCCGTCGGGGACGTACGGCAACAAAGACGAGTGCCCCTGCTACCGCGACAAGTACACCGGCACCGGCCTCCGCCGCAGGTCCAAGTGCCCCTGA